The Raphanus sativus cultivar WK10039 unplaced genomic scaffold, ASM80110v3 Scaffold0317, whole genome shotgun sequence genome includes a window with the following:
- the LOC108854710 gene encoding uncharacterized protein LOC108854710 — translation MRNLRVISSHLSRGLRSIQSNPIQSRRGYSSQSENVSKIVTELSNLTLLETMDLTELLRKKLGVTDMPVMAAMMPGMSIPGSGGGGGPGAAAAGKGEEKKAEAKTAFDVMLQGFESASKIKVIKEVRAVTDLGLKEAKDLVEKAPTLLKKGVSKEEAEKIIEKLKAVGAKVDME, via the coding sequence ATGAGGAACCTACGAGTCATCTCCTCTCATCTCTCACGAGGTTTGAGATCCATCCAGTCAAACCCGATCCAATCTCGTCGTGGATACTCATCTCAATCGGAAAACGTCTCCAAAATCGTAACGGAGCTCTCCAACCTCACGCTCCTGGAAACGATGGACCTCACCGAGCTCCTCAGGAAGAAGCTAGGAGTCACCGACATGCCCGTGATGGCGGCGATGATGCCCGGGATGTCGATTCCGGGatctggaggaggaggcggtCCCGGAGCCGCGGCGGCCGGGAAGGGGGAGGAGAAGAAGGCGGAGGCGAAGACGGCGTTCGATGTGATGCTACAAGGGTTCGAGTCGGCGTCGAAGATAAAGGTGATCAAGGAGGTGAGGGCGGTTACGGATTTGGGGTTGAAGGAAGCTAAGGACTTGGTGGAGAAGGCGCCGACTTTGTTGAAGAAAGGAGTTAGTAAGGAGGAAGCTGAGAAGATCATTGAGAAGTTGAAGGCTGTTGGTGCTAAAGTTGATATGGAGTGA
- the LOC108848905 gene encoding D-2-hydroxyglutarate dehydrogenase, mitochondrial isoform X1: MMIHSWRRSGDFIRSACKSLSSFRQKHNSMSPSVSDLGFVNRYESKGKTFESNAGKGRNTELLDHHHHHHHPCLGGRNMWTMQQYKSFGSSSASKVQRNPLFSSLEPKDVSYFKEILGEKHVVEDEERLETANTDWMHKYRGSSKLMLLPKNTEEVSQILKYCDSRSLAVVPQGGNTGLVGGSVPVFDEVIINVGLMNKVLSFDEVSGVLVCEAGCILENLAAFLDTKGFVMPLDLGAKGSCHIGGNVSTNAGGLRLIRYGSLHGTVLGLEAVTANGNVLDMLGTLRKDNTGYDLKHLFIGSEGSLGIVTKVSILTQPKMSSVNLAFIACKDFLSCQKLLVEAKRNLGEILSAFEFLDNNSMDLVLNHLDGVRNPVSSSENFYILIETTGSGETYDREKLEAFLLKSLEQGLVSDGVIAQDINQASSFWRIREGITEALQKAGACYKYDLSLPVEEIYNIVNDLRGRLDGLANVMGYGHLGDGNLHLNISAAEYNDKLLGLIEPYVYEWTSKHRGSISAEHGLGVMKANEIFYSKSPETVALMVSLKKLLDPKGILNPYKVLPHSFFSP, from the exons ATGATGATCCATAGCTGGAGAAGATCAGGAGATTTTATACGATCGGCATGCAAATCACTAAGTAGTTTCCGACAAAAACATAACTCAATGTCTCCTTCTGTTTCAG ATTTAGGCTTCGTTAATCGTTACGAGTCAAAAGGAAAGACCTTTGAGTCAAATGCTGGGAAGGGTCGTAACACAGAGCTgcttgatcatcatcatcatcatcatcatccatgtCTTGGTGGAAGAAACATGTGGACGATGCAGCAGTATAAGTCATTTGGGTCATCATCAGCTTCAAAAGTCCAGAGAAACCCATTGTTTTCTTCGTTGGAACCTAAAGACGTTAGCTACTTCAAGGAGATACTAGGTGAGAAACACGTGGTTGAAGATGAAGAGAGGCTCGAGACTGCTAATACAGATTGGATGCATAAGTACAGAGGATCTAGTAAGCTGATGCTCTTGCCCAAGAACACAGAAgag GTGTCTCAGATACTTAAGTATTGTGATTCCAGGAGTTTAGCTGTTGTTCCTCAAGGAGGAAACACCGGTCTTGTTGGTGGAAGTGTGCCTGTCTTTGATGAG GTGATCATCAATGTTGGTTTGATGAATAAAGTCTTGTCCTTTGATGAG GTTAGTGGAGTCTTGGTGTGTGAAGCAGGATGCATTTTGGAAAATCTGGCAGCTTTCCTTGACACAAAAGG TTTTGTTATGCCTCTAGACTTAGGTGCAAAAGGAAGCTGTCATATTGGTGGAAATGTTTCAACTAATGCTGGTGGTTTGCGCCTTATCCGTTACGGCTCACTTCATGGAACCGTATTGG GTCTAGAAGCTGTCACAGCAAATGGAAATGTGCTTGACATGCTTGGAACTTTACGCAAAGACAACACTGGATACGACTTAAAACATTTATTCATCG GTAGTGAAGGATCACTTGGTATTGTGACTAAAGTTTCTATACTCACACAACCAAAGATGTCTTCTGTAAACTTAGCCTTCATCGCCTGCAAAGACTTTCTCAGCTGCCAG AAACTTCTTGTTGAAGCAAAGAGAAATCTTGGAGAGATACTGTCTGCTTTCGAGTTTCTTGATAACAACTCCATGGATTTG GTACTTAACCACCTAGACGGTGTCCGTAACCCAGTTTCCTCTTCAGAGAACTTTTACATTTTGATAGAGACAACAGGAAGTGGTGAAACTTATGACAG GGAGAAGCTTGAAGCGTTCCTTTTAAAGTCACTGGAACAAGGTTTAGTCTCTGATGGTGTAATAGCTCAAGACATAAACCAAGCATCTTCTTTTTGGCGCATACGAGAG GGTATAACAGAGGCGTTACAGAAAGCAGGAGCTTGTTACAAGTATGACTTATCCTTACCTGTTGAAGAGATTTACAATATTGTCAACGACCTTAGAGGGAGACTAG ATGGCTTAGCGAATGTCATGGGATATGGTCATCTTGGAGACGGTAATCTTCATTTAAACATCTCAGCCGCGGAATATAACGATAAG CTTTTAGGTTTGATAGAACCTTATGTTTATGAGTGGACATCAAAGCACCGTGGAAGCATCAGTGCAGAACATGGATTAGGTGTAATGAAAGCTAATGAAATCTTCTACAGCAAATCACCAGAAACC GTTGCATTAATGGTATCCCTCAAAAAGTTGCTGGACCCTAAGGGGATTCTCAATCCATACAAAGTTCTCCCTCACTCTTTCTTCTCTCCCTAA
- the LOC108848905 gene encoding D-2-hydroxyglutarate dehydrogenase, mitochondrial isoform X2 has translation MMIHSWRRSGDFIRSACKSLSSFRQKHNSMSPSVSGFVNRYESKGKTFESNAGKGRNTELLDHHHHHHHPCLGGRNMWTMQQYKSFGSSSASKVQRNPLFSSLEPKDVSYFKEILGEKHVVEDEERLETANTDWMHKYRGSSKLMLLPKNTEEVSQILKYCDSRSLAVVPQGGNTGLVGGSVPVFDEVIINVGLMNKVLSFDEVSGVLVCEAGCILENLAAFLDTKGFVMPLDLGAKGSCHIGGNVSTNAGGLRLIRYGSLHGTVLGLEAVTANGNVLDMLGTLRKDNTGYDLKHLFIGSEGSLGIVTKVSILTQPKMSSVNLAFIACKDFLSCQKLLVEAKRNLGEILSAFEFLDNNSMDLVLNHLDGVRNPVSSSENFYILIETTGSGETYDREKLEAFLLKSLEQGLVSDGVIAQDINQASSFWRIREGITEALQKAGACYKYDLSLPVEEIYNIVNDLRGRLDGLANVMGYGHLGDGNLHLNISAAEYNDKLLGLIEPYVYEWTSKHRGSISAEHGLGVMKANEIFYSKSPETVALMVSLKKLLDPKGILNPYKVLPHSFFSP, from the exons ATGATGATCCATAGCTGGAGAAGATCAGGAGATTTTATACGATCGGCATGCAAATCACTAAGTAGTTTCCGACAAAAACATAACTCAATGTCTCCTTCTGTTTCAG GCTTCGTTAATCGTTACGAGTCAAAAGGAAAGACCTTTGAGTCAAATGCTGGGAAGGGTCGTAACACAGAGCTgcttgatcatcatcatcatcatcatcatccatgtCTTGGTGGAAGAAACATGTGGACGATGCAGCAGTATAAGTCATTTGGGTCATCATCAGCTTCAAAAGTCCAGAGAAACCCATTGTTTTCTTCGTTGGAACCTAAAGACGTTAGCTACTTCAAGGAGATACTAGGTGAGAAACACGTGGTTGAAGATGAAGAGAGGCTCGAGACTGCTAATACAGATTGGATGCATAAGTACAGAGGATCTAGTAAGCTGATGCTCTTGCCCAAGAACACAGAAgag GTGTCTCAGATACTTAAGTATTGTGATTCCAGGAGTTTAGCTGTTGTTCCTCAAGGAGGAAACACCGGTCTTGTTGGTGGAAGTGTGCCTGTCTTTGATGAG GTGATCATCAATGTTGGTTTGATGAATAAAGTCTTGTCCTTTGATGAG GTTAGTGGAGTCTTGGTGTGTGAAGCAGGATGCATTTTGGAAAATCTGGCAGCTTTCCTTGACACAAAAGG TTTTGTTATGCCTCTAGACTTAGGTGCAAAAGGAAGCTGTCATATTGGTGGAAATGTTTCAACTAATGCTGGTGGTTTGCGCCTTATCCGTTACGGCTCACTTCATGGAACCGTATTGG GTCTAGAAGCTGTCACAGCAAATGGAAATGTGCTTGACATGCTTGGAACTTTACGCAAAGACAACACTGGATACGACTTAAAACATTTATTCATCG GTAGTGAAGGATCACTTGGTATTGTGACTAAAGTTTCTATACTCACACAACCAAAGATGTCTTCTGTAAACTTAGCCTTCATCGCCTGCAAAGACTTTCTCAGCTGCCAG AAACTTCTTGTTGAAGCAAAGAGAAATCTTGGAGAGATACTGTCTGCTTTCGAGTTTCTTGATAACAACTCCATGGATTTG GTACTTAACCACCTAGACGGTGTCCGTAACCCAGTTTCCTCTTCAGAGAACTTTTACATTTTGATAGAGACAACAGGAAGTGGTGAAACTTATGACAG GGAGAAGCTTGAAGCGTTCCTTTTAAAGTCACTGGAACAAGGTTTAGTCTCTGATGGTGTAATAGCTCAAGACATAAACCAAGCATCTTCTTTTTGGCGCATACGAGAG GGTATAACAGAGGCGTTACAGAAAGCAGGAGCTTGTTACAAGTATGACTTATCCTTACCTGTTGAAGAGATTTACAATATTGTCAACGACCTTAGAGGGAGACTAG ATGGCTTAGCGAATGTCATGGGATATGGTCATCTTGGAGACGGTAATCTTCATTTAAACATCTCAGCCGCGGAATATAACGATAAG CTTTTAGGTTTGATAGAACCTTATGTTTATGAGTGGACATCAAAGCACCGTGGAAGCATCAGTGCAGAACATGGATTAGGTGTAATGAAAGCTAATGAAATCTTCTACAGCAAATCACCAGAAACC GTTGCATTAATGGTATCCCTCAAAAAGTTGCTGGACCCTAAGGGGATTCTCAATCCATACAAAGTTCTCCCTCACTCTTTCTTCTCTCCCTAA
- the LOC130501874 gene encoding uncharacterized protein LOC130501874 encodes MIGSIDCMHWEWKNCPRSWRGQYTRGHGKPTIVLEAVASQDLWIWHAFFGLPGTLNDINVLDRSQVFSDIIQGRAPKVNFTVNGHNYPMAYYLTDGIYPKWSTFIQSIPLPQGLKAELFAEKQESARKDVERAFGVLQSRFAIVKNPALLWDKEKIGKIMRTCVILHNMIVENERNTYILSDTSEFESGESSRSSQVDISQPTDSPSNFVNRHGIQAQLRDQQKHNRLKADLVENIWQKYGNLDE; translated from the coding sequence ATGATAGGcagcatcgactgtatgcattgggagtggaaaaacTGCCCAAGGTCTTGGAGAGGGCAGTACACACGAGGTCACGGAAAGCCGACCATTGTCTTAGAGGCTGTGGCATCACAagatctttggatatggcacgcaTTTTTCGGTTTACCAGGTACCCTCAACGATATTAATGTTCTCGATCGGTCACAAGTTTTTTCTGACATTATACAAGGTCGAGCTCCTAAAGTTAATTTCACGGTCAACGGCCACAATTATCCTATGGCGTACTACCTTACAGACGGAATCTATCCAaaatggtcaacatttatcCAATCCATCCCACTACCTCAAGGTCTTAAAGCTGAGCTTTTTGCTGAAAAACAAGAATCCGCCAGAAAAGATGTCGAACGTGCTTTCGGAGTTTTGCAATCAAGGTTTGCAATAGTAAAAAATCCTGCTCTACTATGGGACAAGGAAAAGATTGGAAAGATTATGAGAACTTGTGTCATACTACACAATATGATAGTGGAGAACGAACGAAACACATATATTCTGTCCGATACATCTGAGTTCGAGTCGGGAGAGTCAAGCAGGAGTTCACAGGTGGATATCTCGCAACCTACGGACTCCCCTTCCAACTTCGTTAATAGGCATGGTATTCAAGCTCAACTTCGGGATCAACAGAAACATAATCGTTTGAAAGCcgatttagttgaaaatatatggcaaAAATATGGTAATCTAGATGAATAA
- the LOC130501876 gene encoding uncharacterized protein LOC130501876: protein MSFSSDDAADKLIEDTLDQHVDNFIDQQVDNFIDQQINKPKRRAYIERHREQGHQDLWNDYFSENPTYPPEMFRRRFQMTKPLFLSIVDRLSNEVPYFRQRPNAHGRYGLSALQKCTAAIRMLAYGQSGDTYDEYLRLGESTALLCLEKFNEAIIQLFGDEYLRKPTPADLQ, encoded by the coding sequence ATGTCTTTCTCATCAGATGATGCAGCAGATAAATTAATTGAAGATACGTTAGACCAACATGTTGATAATTTTATCGACCAACAAGTTGATAATTTCATCGACCAACAAATTAACAAGCCGAAGAGACGAGCGTATATCGAAAGACATAGGGAGCAAGGCCACCAAGACCTTTGGAACGACTATTTCAGTGAAAATCCTACATACCCACCAGAAATGTTTAGGCGGCGTTTTCAAATGACCAAGCCATTGTTCCTTTCCATTGTCGATCGCCTGAGTAATGAAGTTCCATACTTTCGTCAAAGACCAAATGCTCACGGAAGGTACGGCCTTTCTGCACTTCAAAAGTGTACTGCGGCTATACGTATGCTAGCATATGGTCAATCGGGAGATACGTATGACgaatatctccgacttggtgagaGTACCGCACTTTTATGTTTGGAGAAGTTCAACGAAGCGATAATACAATTGTTTGGTGATGAGTATCTACGAAAACCTACACCAGCTGATCTTCAATGA
- the LOC130501877 gene encoding glutathione S-transferase T2-like, producing MSTDQKAGAFWKRIVDYVNASHVLSGAVPREWSQCKQRWGRINEQVCKFVGCYEAAVREQASGQNENDVMKAAHDIFFNDLGIKFTLEHCWRELRFDQKWKSLGVPKEGPKEKSKEAAEVVAEEEGAEVRPPGVKACKAAKRKRQGYDEIHSMLAVKKEIQQQKVLERLLAKDPTHLSAKEITLIDKLISEMI from the coding sequence ATGAGCACTGACCAGAAGGCCGGAGCGTTTTGGAAGCGCATAGTGGATTACGTCAACGCAAGCCATGTGCTCAGTGGCGCCGTTCCTAGAGAATGGAGTCAGTGTAAGCAGAGGTGGGGAAGAATCAATGAGCAGGTGTGCAAGTTTGTGGGGTGCTATGAAGCAGCAGTGAGGGAGCAAGCGAGTGGCCAAAACGAGAATGATGTCATGAAGGCTGCCCATGACATCTTCTTCAATGACCTTGGCATCAAGTTCACACTTGAACATTGTTGGAGGGAACTTCGGTTCGATCAAAAATGGAAATCACTCGGTGTTCCCAAAGAAGGTCCCAAAGAGAAAAGTAAGGAAGCTGCAGAGGTGGTGGCTGAGGAGGAAGGTGCGGAGGTTCGGCCTCCTGGTGTCAAGGCTTGCAAAGCAGCCAAACGCAAGAGGCAGGGTTACGATGAGATACATAGCATGCTTGCTGTGAAAAAGGAGATACAGCAACAGAAAGTCCTAGAGCGTCTCCTTGCCAAAGACCCTACCCATCTATCTGCAAAGGAAATCACACTCATAGACAAACTCATTTCTGAAATGATTTGA